TCAATCTTCCAAGGCCTTCCATCGGCGAAATGAGGTCCATCCCTGATTTTGCTTGGGTTTGACGTGACCGTGTTAATTTCCAACCTGGTGTAAAGGTGTTTAGCTACCTCGGAGATGTAACAAGCAAATTAAGAAAAGATAGTCCTTGTATAAGATAATAATGACATGTACATGATGGGTAGTCTGAACGCCGAAAGAGATGGTTTTACATTTAGTATTGGGTGGTGTTTTGGCCCGATACTAAAAAGGCCTCTAAGGATTGAAAAATTAGGCATGGTACTAATTCCGCGggttagtaccggatcaaaagcGTCCGGTGCTGACGCATTGGACATTCTGCTCAATTTTCTTGTAGTAATTCCACTTTAATAACTTTTAGTAGTTGGATCATATATAGTTTTCTTCCCATCAAGACTTGTCTTGGTTTGAGTGCATATGTTCAATGCAAGAGGATCGAATTGGCGGAGTAGAAGATAGCACTACTAGGGAAATGGCCTTCTATACCGGTTGGgaatcccctttagtaccggtttcccaaccggtattgctagtcCTGTACTAAatgggggcctttagtaccggtactaaaggggtattaaaaaaagaaaagaaatcccACCCCACCGTGCGCCTCCTCCCGTCCGCaccgcctcccccacctccccaCCTGCTGGgcccaccgcccgcccgccgctgccctccctccgctcacccgccggccccgccgccctcctacCTCCTGCTCACTCACGCGGCCGGGACAGCCGGAGGGGAAGAGACGCAGAGAGAGGAGAAGTGTGGGAGACGCGAGGATAAGGTACCGCGtgatccctttagtaccgggtggagagtgtctgagggcctttagtaccgggtgcatccggtactaatgggtgacctttagtaccgagtggagcccccacccggtactaaagggggtctcgGGAGGCATCTCGGGAACTATCCGTtaggctcggtactaatgctcacgttagtaccgggtccaattgcaaccggtactaaggtgtTGGACAAAAGACTATTACCCTAGTAGTGTAGGTAGATGTATTTTTCTTGTGTTTCGATGTAAGCTGGACAGGATTATTGCATCATTATGTGTATCATACCTCTCAAAGTATATATATGTGTAGTGCTGGATATGTGTGGGTGAAGCTTATTAATTAGGAACGAGTAGTGGAGATCtataacaataataataatgtcCCTGTCCTGGCCTATAGCAGCTATATGTATATATCACATTGCATGATTAGGGTTCATGTGTCTTGTATCATTAGTGGTGCATTATGTGCATATACAGACAGAGATCAATCAAGTTCGAGTAGTAGGAGATCAGGAATATGATATATCACAGCTATCTATTTAGATCGGCGTCGATCGTATTGTTTCTCTTTGGATTTGTCATAGCTAGTAGTCCCtacgttccaaattgtaggtcgttttaacttttttatattactatgcatctagatatagtgtatttttaagtgcataataatatctatgaatataGAAAAGGCAAAACGATTTGGAAAGTAGGTCGTAGTTGGTTAGGGTTGGACCCTTTGGACCATGCATATGCAATTAATCCTAGCTTTCTACTTAATTAAGAAACTAGAAGTGGTGAAATCTAGATCATGGAAGATGGGGAAAGCTTTCTACGGAAAGGCCGGGTCTCGTGTTCTAAAGGCCGGCGGAGGCAGAGAGGTGTGTGCGAGAATACAGTTTTGGCTTTTGCTGAAAAGTTGGTGGCTCCGATCCATCCATTGCAGCGATAGAGAGGGGCATGGAGGCGCAGGCGTGAGCTTCACTCGATGATTAGCCTCACTCCTGCTGCACACCCACTACCGGGGATTACCGATCAAATTATCGTGGTAACATTAACCGGTACTAACTTGTTTTACGTAAAAAAATAAAGTCTCGTATCGTACACGGTCTGTGGGAAACGGTATGTGGGAAACGGTCTGTGGGAAACATTAACTGGTACTAACTTGTTttacataaaaaaaacaaagcctCGCATCGTACACGGTCTGTGGGATTCAAACTCACGATCTCAAACCTCGTGCAaggcttccttgccatcccacctacgcAGCACATGTGATGGAAGTAGATATGCTTTCGTTTTAAAGTAACTCGTGGAGGGTCTTTAGTACCAAGTGGTAGACCTTTTAGTATCaggtcgtaacaccacccgatactaaagggacaccacctttagtaccgggtggtgttacgatCCGGTACTAAAAAGCCTATGGCTGTCCCAAATTTGAACCCGGTGCTAATGTTAGGCCTCTGGGTGTCccaaatttggacccggtagTAATGTTGTGCCGGATCAaaatgtgaccggtactaagAGAGTGGACGAAATGTCGTTTTTCTAGGAGTGAccgcaattttttttatatatttactTGCTCCTGCTGCATTGCGCGTATTGAGCCTCTCTTGGATCATCTATAAATTATATTGCTTTGGTTTGGCATTCTCACTCTtcgttctcttttttttctctcgatcGTGTCCTACACACACACTCGCGACTTGAAACAACGAACTGGAAACTGAAGAGCGTCATGGATAATATGGATTAATCGGTGGCTAGCTTGTTCTCAAACAGTACTAGAGGTAGAGATGGAAATTACTAATCCTATTCTACCATAATGACAGAAGCCGTCGGATATGTAATCCTCGTacatactccctctatcccaaattattattcattttagcttttctagatacatacattttgatatgcacctacaTCTATACTTATGTCTAGAAACATAGCAAAaatgatgtatctagaaaaaacaaaatgaagttTTATGATTTTCAAGTCCCTAGAATTTTTTGCCAACAACATAAGCTATAGATAAAACATGTGTTTGAGCATCGATGTTTAGTATTCTGTTGGTTATGTTGGTTGATTTTATTGTTCAGGCAGTTTTTTGGCCGAATTAGTTACATATAGCTCATGTTTTTTGGTGTTCCTAGTTGTTTCGAGGTTATCATGATTTTGTGTACTTTTTTAATTTCAGATGATTTTATGCCTAAAGCATGAGCTTTGGCTTGTGTTGTTTCTTTGTCCTCCTTGTCGTTCCTATTTTTCTAGAGTAGTataaatattttgaaatttAAGAGAATTTTTTGCCCAAAGCATGATCTATCTCTCATGTTTTTCAGTCTTCCTCGTCAATCATGGGTTAGAAAAGTAACCAATGATTTTTGGGGGACTTCATATATAGTTGTTCCAATGTTACGAGAGGAGTTTGGAATTTTGCAATTTTCATAGGGTTGTTGCCCACTAGTTCATGTTTTAGCCTCTTGGATAAGTTTGAGGATTTTGAGTTCCGCAGGATCTCTGGCCTGTAGCATAAGCTACatcacattttatttttttgcatccTATGGCATTGTTGTTATGCCGGATTCATTAGTTGATTTTATTGTTTGGGAAGATTTTCTACCAAATTGGTGAGCCATATAgctcatattttttttgtcaagGATTTTGAGTATTTTTCCAATTTCAGATGTTTTTTTGCCTAAAGCATGAATGGTTCACATTTTCCAACCTCCTAGTACTACTTCCTGGTTTTCTAGAGTATACGGATGATTTTTTGCACAAAGCATGAAGCCATGAACCAAATCATGTTTTTCAGCATTTCTAGTCATTGTTGAGTAACCGGAGCTATTGGTCGCAGAGCTATTGTTTATCAGATGGAACCTCTGGGTTTCAAACTTTCAATTCGCTAAGCAAGTCAGTAGTAGTAGATGCATGCCTACAGCCTACCTTAGAGACCGGTTGCTTCATTCAAATCCCAGCCGCCGAGGCGGTCAAATCCCTGGAAGTTTTTGTGCTTTTATCGTGCTAATCATAGCGATCTAGCATGTTCCAACGACCACTCATCACTGCTTTAAGCACTCCATGCCGGTAAACAGCGAGAAAATAATCACGCTAAATTATGCTGCGTCATCGGTCAGCCGGCTCCACCAcaagtagcaaaaaaaaaacagctgtATTGTGTGACAAGTTGAGTAGGAAGAATTTTACCAATCCCAGAAGTAAAAAACAGGTCCAGGTTCAAGCCAATGAAGACATGTGTCTGATGTCATGAGATGCCACTGGTTCCACAccaatagatttttttttaagttataACATTTTCACATGACACTAAGAAGAAAACACTTTGCCTGCAAACTGCAGTGGTGGATTGCAATATCCAACTCTCCACAGATCAATTAAAACATCTCAGGCAACACAGCACTCCTTGCTTGCGGGTGCCGACTGCCGACGGGCTCAATGTAATGCAATGCAATGGTTtttgctactactactacacaATTCTCATTGTCCAAGATGCACAGCACAACGCCACCATTTCCATTTCCACACAAATCATGAATGCGGCCTACGAATCAAGTCGAACCTACTTCAATTCTATCAAACTCCTAATCTGCAAACAGCAGCTGAGCACAAGCTGGCAATTTCTGTCAATGGCCCAACGCCAAGGCTAACAAAGAGACCAAAACCACAAGCAGATAATTGTTCAGTTTCGCTGCAGAGGCTGATGAACTCGATGAACCATGAGGCTTCTGAGCCCTGGGGAGAAAGAAAAATAGTTGAAGCATTAGTTATATGAACAGGAATCTAATATCTAGAGCTGTGCGACCAAATAGCATACTTCTGTTTATCCTTGAGGAGACCACAGTAGAGCATGTTGTCTGGAGCCACCATCTCAGTGACATTATAGCCTCCATTTGGATCCACCACCCTGATGTAAGTCTCCTGACCCAGATACCATGTGTCCAGATTTTCTGTGCGCACATTCCAGAAACCTGGGCTGTCAAGTGACAGCATCACAGCAGTCCATGCTCCAGGAAACACCTGCAGTGTCATTGTGTGATAGTAACATCAGTTAACTGCAGGCAGCAACACCTTCAGCAATCATATCTACACAAGGGCATATGTCTCTATAATAGTGTGAAAGTAATAGATTTGTATCCACAAGTCTTTGAACATTTCCACCCAGAAATACAATAGGCTTCACAAACACAAATCGAACTTATCCTACAGTAGTTACCTGGGTCGTGCAACGAGAAACACCATCCCACTTGTTGTAAGTCCCACGGCTATTCTCAGTCCACTCGCCATAGTCCATTCTGTTGGCAATATGCAAATGATTCAGTATATAGGAGCCATGCAAACGCGTCAGCAAATGAAATGAGAATCGGAAGCTGTACTCACCCTACAACCCAGAACGCATATCCATCGATATGGTAGGTCTGGACAATTGTGTCGTTGTTCTGAAATACAATTTCCAAAAAGTTCTTGTATGTGGAGTTAATGACAGATGTTCTGATCACCGGCGGCCCATCAATTGGCATTGTAGGGAAGTCAAGTGTGTAGACTCCCTTCTTGTCATAGAGATCTGACAATCTCAGAGGAGTATCAGGTGGGGAATAAGAGATACCACTCAGTGTAGTCCGTTTTTTCCCATTGATGATAACAGGTGGTTCATTCCTCAGCTTGTAAACCTGGCTCACATTGATAGAGCCATAGTGGAATGAACCCTGAGGATTCGGACGAGCAGCACCAGTGCTCACATTCATCCTGGAAAAAGTAAGTTTTTTCAGGCCAAGATATGGACGTGCAGATCTCATCCAGAGCTACTGTATATGCATAAAAGCTTGTGTAGACAGTTTATTGACTGGTAATGCTAGCTAAGATAAAACAAACTAATAACAATGGAGCTTTTTACAGTCACTATTGTCATTGATAACAAACTGAAGATTCTAACAAGGCAGACTGATATAGCATGATGGCTCATATTTGTGCAGAAAAATTCCCAGATAAAAAAACTGCCACAGGCTTTGATTTGTGAAGAAAGGATGCATGCGTCAGACAGCAAACAGTATCTGGGCAAAAAATGTCTTGGAGACCAACATACGACTAAATGCACACAAAGTACAGTACGAGAGAGCCAAAAGGCCATACAAAGGTGTGGAGGAAAACAAATTAGAgagagctactccctccatcccaaattactatttgttttggcttttctagattcatagcttttgctatgcacctagatatatgctatgtctagatacgttgcaaagtcatgtatctagaaaagccaaaacgaatagtaatttgggacggagggagtatattacAGAGCACTACATAAGTGAAGTTAGATAGTAGTGGGTATAGAAAAAGAATTACGGACATTTCTAAGGTCATCGCGTTTTAAAATAGGAACTAGGATTACGTGAGAGAAAATTAAGCCAGTGATCATTTGGACAGTCAGTAACCAAGAAGAAAGGATTATTTTATACAAACCTGATTGAGCGTGCCTGGTTCATTGAGAAAGTTTTGTCATACTCATCGTTTGGAGGATCAGGAAGAGGACCAGATGCTTTGCCCTTTGAATTTGAATATTGCAAAATTGCAACACCAGTGACTTTGGTCCAGAGTGATTCATTCACAAACCTAGCACTGGCCACAATGTAATAATCACTGCTTGCATTCTGATCCATTGTAACCAAGAAAGAGTAAGACTGGCCCACATGGATGTCGAGATTTGTGAAATTCTGCTTCATTGTGTATGAACCTTCTGTTTCAACAAGGGCCAGGTTGtggttctgaattctgaagttCAAGCTTGTGGAGACACCCACATTATGAACACGGAAACGGTATGTTTTTCCTGTTGAGGAGCAGAAGATGTCAGCTATCATATTACGACAATGTCAAAAAGCAATCTTTAACCAAACAAACACTACTAGGCCTTGTCACTTTCATGCATCCAAATTCCATGGAAAAACATGGTGTGCAATTCGGTGGTAATATTTAAAACAGGTGACACGGAGAGACAGCTTAATCTTTAAGATTCTAAAAACATGGGAAGAAAAACTAGAGAGATAAACTTTTaggattttcttttctattaaCAAAGAGCTTGGTAGAACATATAAGTGACAGAAATCATCTGGTTTTAATGCGACAGCCCAATATGCTGAAAGTGAAGAAAATAAATCACCTGGCTCGACTTTGATAGTCTCGTACTCAATGCCATCCGGGACGAGGGAGTCATTGTACCTATATGGCCCTTTGCCATTCATCAAAACACCGTCTGGCATCCCCAGCTCCTTTCCATCATCAAGCATCTTTCTCAGGTGCTACAGGAAAATGATAAAGACAATGATCACCCGTGATTACTGGAAAAAACTATGTGATGAACCCTGCAGTAAAGCCTGTGATTTTCCGGTACCGTGTGGTTCTTCTTGTACCAGTCCCCGATGAACAACGTGATGTCCCCATCTGGCGTGTCGAATGGGACTGAGATCACAGCGCGGTTGTTGACGGTGATGCCTCCAAAACCCCCGGCGGCACGCTGCATACCAAGGGATGGAAAGTAGAAAAAGCTCCCAATCTGGTCTTTGACTTGGAAATTGTAAGTCCAGTTCCAACCAGGCGGTATCGGGCAGGTTGTACCGAGAACCCCATCCTGCCAGCAATTCTTTCGGTGCTGGATCCCATCCCTGGTTGAAATAAGAGAGCAATTAATGCTCGATATCACCAGCGTTTGGGAGTCAACAAAATGAAACAGGCCCATAACCAGAAATGCACAGGATAAGAGTCCAAAATGCAGAAGTGGTCACCATGTGATGAGCAGTGGCTCGTCCAAGCTGTTGAGCACATTGACGACGACATTGTAGTTGGTGGTGACATTCATGACAGGGCCAGGGAACTGCTTGTTGATTGCAATCACCTGAAACGAGATAAGAACAGGGTTACATTACATTAAATGTAAGCGCTAGCGAGGAAGCACAGGATTAGATCGGGAAGCGTATGCGGAGATGAAGGGTGGAGTACAGGAGATCTGAACGAATCAGTTCAGTGTCTATGGAAGCGTGGGTAGTTggtaaaaaagaaataaaaatcgaAGTTATTCACAGGTAGGAGTAGGAATTCGCTTGAACCGCACGCCAAGGGGGTTCAACCGTCCGTCGTTCATTTCTGAACTCTTCATAcagttttaaaacaaaaaaaacaaaaaaatgttgTTTGAGCCAGTAATAAGGAGCAAAATCAAGTGTTAAATCCTGAGACCGAGCGAACACTGCAAGGAACGCATCCAGTGTAGATGCAAGTGCGCGAGAAGAAAGCCGCCTTTGAAAAATGGAATCTTGGAGGCAAAGCGAAGAGAACAAGGGCTCCAACGCAGGAGTGAGAGGGGATTCAGACATCCAAGACTGAATCTTTCCCGTCCCTAGTAGAATCTTTTCCCTATCTATtagaaataaattaaaaaatcaaaTCTTTTGGGCCGCCGTAAGCTTTGGGGTCtcgatttgatttgatttggatTCGATTTGATTTGTGCTGCACGGGATTGGAAGAGATGCAGTGCTTGCTAGTAGTAGCAAGTAAAGCAGGAGAGGGAATGgaatggagggagagagagagagagagagagagaagcacGGACCTTCTGCGGGACGCCGAGCGGGGAGGCGGTCATGTAGGTGACGTCCCAGTCGAAGAAGGCGAAGGGGTCGGCGGCGTGCGCGGAGGCGGCCAGGAAGGCGAGGGCGAGGAGCGGCGCCAGGGCCGCCATTGCTCTCTCTCGCTTGTTCCTCCCTCCTATGGCTATTGCTCGCTTGGCACCAAGAGGGAGAgccggagatggagatggagatcccTGGCTGGATGGAGCCTTGCGGCCGCCTGGGCCTTGGCTTTTGAGTGGGGAGCGGAGAGCGCGTGAGTAGTGTGAAGCGGAGGCAGGGGCGCGGGCGGAGCGGAGAGGTTTCCGTTGGCTGGCGTCCGTCATTTTTGGGGTGGTGGCCTTTTCCTGCCCTGGTGGGGACAGTTCACACCCAGCCCCGAGCCAGAGCAGAGCGGAGCGGAGGGGCCCACCACACCACCACTCAGGATTAGGATTTAGGAGGAGTACAGCTGCGCTTTTGGCTTGTTGACTCACACAGGACTGGACTGGTGCCAAGGCATCCCATCCGCATGTGGAGTCCATGGATGTTTGATCCGACGACATCAGATGTTTAATATCGATTAAAGTAataaatgtgaactaattatataACTAATTGTATAAGTCGTGACAAATTCGCGAGAttaatttattaaacctaattaattcatgattagcacatatttactgtagcattacatggtcaaatcataaagatttaatagattcgtctcgcgaattagccttcatttatacaattggttttataattaacctatatttaatacttctaattagtgtataaacatttaatgtgacaaggactaaaatttagccctatCTCTAAACAGGGTCCTAGCTTGCTGCAAATGTCTCGATCCCCACTAATTTTCCAGCCTGTTGCATTGTTTCCACCCAAGACCGGCTTAGGCCTTGTTTGTTAccctggactaaactttagtccattcATTTTGGCCTCGTTTAATCTCTAAAGCGCCAAACATAGATACTAAAATGAGGACTAAACACTTTAGTCATCTAGTCCCTTGGAGGTGACTAAAGTGAATTAAAAGTCCTGAAAGACACCCCTGCCCCTCATTTATTTCCCATCCCACCCATCCCGAACccttcctccacaagccccatCGCTCACTCCCCTCCCTGCTGCCACCGCAATCTCTCCCTCCCCCTACGCCGTCGCACCCGCTCCTTCCACCACCGCATCCACCATGGACGACCACGGGAACGGCTACCGTGACTACTTCTTTGAGGCGGGTTCTTCATTAGCAGCTCGCAACTTCCCTGCTTCCCTGGACGCCGACGACGAAGACGACTTCGGCCCCTTCTTCCAGTCGGCGGCCCCCAACCTCTCCGCTCCCCGGATGCGCATGGAGCATCTGGATCTCAACTCCAAGGCCGACAGCTTCTCCCACCTTGGCTCATACCAGGAGTACCTGCCGGCGGAAGCTGCTCCTGGCGACCAAGGGCTACCTCCCATTAGATAAGATGTTCCATTTCTAGCTAATTATGTTTTCTGTAATAGAATCAATTAGACAAGGCCAATTGGACCGAAGATGATAAGGAAGGTGAAGATGCAGATGGAGAAGGCTTTCTGAATAGTCCAATGAGTAGTAACAGCCGCAAGAGGGCAAACTGCACTGCAGATACAGCCACAAGTCCACCCAAGAAAAGCAAAAGTCCAATGTTGAAGATGTTTTAGGGGCTGATTACAGAGTTACAAATTGCCAGAAATAAGGAATAAGAAACACTAGCTCAAATTACAAACAAAAAGAGCTGGCAGAAGAAAGAGATGAAAGAAGATATAGCAAGATGTCTGATTTTAGCTGTGGAGTGTGGGACAAATATGGACATAGAGGAATACTTCATGGCTACTAAGTTGTTTAGTTCTGAATACAACCAACAAGTCTTCTGCTAGTTCAATAAGAATGAAGACATGTTTATGTGGTTGAAGAGACGGTGCAATGACTATAATTGATTTGATGTTGTAGCTTAATCTATGTGGAATTTTTTGTGGAACATCTGAGTGTTGGTTGAACTTTATTACTGTGTGATGAATCTCTGAATGTTTGATGAATTTCAAATTATGTGATGCTTCTCAGATTATAATTTGATGCTACTTTGATTAAATTTTCTTGCTGATTATTCTATTGATGATGTTGCTGATTATAATTTGATGTTGCTGCTAATTACATTTGTTGCTGTTGATGAAGTGGAGATAGCAGAACATATCTTGAAGTGTCATAACAAGAGGAGAAGAATTGCTATTATTGCTAGTGCCATGATTGGTATGTACCACTTTGACACATACATGAACAGTACAAAGTACCAACAGAAAGTGGTTATGAATGGGTCATGAAAACACTAGCAAATAAGTAATTTTTCGAATGTATGAGCAATTTTGAAGATCTGCCTGGTGCATAGAACCAGCCAGCAGCATGGTCGGGCATGGCATCGGGCAAAATAGGGGTGTTGAACAGATGGTCACACACAATGAATGATTAGGGGTAATATCGTCTTTATTTATCTGCTTTAATGGATTTTAGTTCCTGGATTCAAATTAGAGTAGGGACTAAAATAATCCTAGATTAAACTTTAGTTCCACTTTAATCTAGGAATAAAGGAACGGCTTACTTTGACATATTGCACGCCGTCCCATTTTCTCCACCTCATTCCTCGCCACATTTTCCGTCCAATGTTTGTTGTGCAACTATCTAGTGGCTGCATGTGGTCGTCTCAACTAATTTTCTTGTCCTTATTACCTGCAACAATGGCTGCAATGCATATGGATTTGCAAATAGAACATGCATGGGCAGGTGCACCGCAGCACATGGCATGGCATGACTTGTATTTGCCCATCTGCACTGCACCGAGGTATTTGTTGGAGCCGTACGTCCGGCCTTGATCATTATTTGTAGCTTATTACACCCTAGTAGCTAAAAAGAAGCCAAGCATATAATGTATACATTAACTACTTCCTCCTTTCTAAACTGTAAGATATTTTaatttctagatacataggtTTTCGCTATGTATTTAAACATAATATAAATCTAAATGCTTcctgtcaaaaaaaatataaatctaaatgcatagtaaaaataTGTATCTAAGAAAGTTAAAAtaacatacaatttggaacggcgGATGGCGTAGTTATAAGGAATTAAAAGAACATAAACAATATGAGCAGGGATTAGAACCAGCTAGCAATCAGATCACGCTCTAGCTACATCGTTTGACCAATGTGAAAGGAGGGGTATTGGATTGGACGGAGAATTTTCTACCATAAATATGGGGGTACCGTACCCATGAAGATGGTGtcccccccctctctctaggGCTATCCACATGATCGAAGCTGGTCTGGTTAGTCATATGCCGGCGATAAAGATAAGATTGATGGTGCACGCACATCTAGCTCgatttattttcttgttgctTCTCCCGAGCTAAGCTAATAAGCtaggctctctctctctcaccagGTCGAGATGGGCCTCACATTGGCCCAAACTTGGTATCCTCGTTTGTATTTCTGGGGGGGAGTGGGCCTCCATCCAATAGTTGCAGAGTGTGCTTCATTCTCGAGTTTtgtggtttttttttattttggcgCATGCAGCAACCCCCAGGCGTCCGATTTTGACAGCAAGCAAACAGTCCAATCGATGGGGAAGAGGTAACAAACTTCCGATTAGAGTTTCACGAGGTTTCATTGGTACGAAATTAAAGAAGAGGCAGAGGGAAGCAGTTTCATTGGTACGAAATTAAAGAAGAGGCAGAGGGAAACCAACTGTACATgacatgtgagaggagtttcatttCCATGATACCTACtaggcacagttaccaagttctTAACCTTAGTAACTGTGTAATGAAACTATACACTAA
Above is a genomic segment from Setaria viridis chromosome 4, Setaria_viridis_v4.0, whole genome shotgun sequence containing:
- the LOC117853136 gene encoding monocopper oxidase-like protein SKU5, whose amino-acid sequence is MAALAPLLALAFLAASAHAADPFAFFDWDVTYMTASPLGVPQKVIAINKQFPGPVMNVTTNYNVVVNVLNSLDEPLLITWDGIQHRKNCWQDGVLGTTCPIPPGWNWTYNFQVKDQIGSFFYFPSLGMQRAAGGFGGITVNNRAVISVPFDTPDGDITLFIGDWYKKNHTHLRKMLDDGKELGMPDGVLMNGKGPYRYNDSLVPDGIEYETIKVEPGKTYRFRVHNVGVSTSLNFRIQNHNLALVETEGSYTMKQNFTNLDIHVGQSYSFLVTMDQNASSDYYIVASARFVNESLWTKVTGVAILQYSNSKGKASGPLPDPPNDEYDKTFSMNQARSIRMNVSTGAARPNPQGSFHYGSINVSQVYKLRNEPPVIINGKKRTTLSGISYSPPDTPLRLSDLYDKKGVYTLDFPTMPIDGPPVIRTSVINSTYKNFLEIVFQNNDTIVQTYHIDGYAFWVVGMDYGEWTENSRGTYNKWDGVSRCTTQVFPGAWTAVMLSLDSPGFWNVRTENLDTWYLGQETYIRVVDPNGGYNVTEMVAPDNMLYCGLLKDKQKAQKPHGSSSSSASAAKLNNYLLVVLVSLLALALGH